One genomic region from Bacteroidales bacterium encodes:
- a CDS encoding aminoacyl-histidine dipeptidase has product MNRIEQLQPAEIWKYFLEICKIPRPSKKEERIAKYLMDFANEHNLEAFQDEAGSVVIRKPATAGFENIQPVVLQSHIDMVCEKNSDTVFDFNTDPITPFIDGEWVKAKGTTLGADDGIGIASQLAILSSITINHGPIECLFTVDEETGLTGAFEMKPGFFNSKILLNLDSEDEGELFIGCAGGLDTVATFAYDEEKVPSNFTAFKVTVKGLKGGHSGDDIEKGLGNSIKIITRFLWKSTNKFDLRLSVLDGGNLRNAIPREAWAVIVVHIDDKALLLKDFDLYKSEIINEIQDVEPGIIVSIEDHDLPEFVIDEPTHFDLLNSLYACPHGVISMSRQLKGLVETSTNLASVKFIQDHQILVTTSQRSSVESLKHDISNMVESVFRLANANVQHSEGYPGWAPNTNSEILKITRTAYKKLFGVEPVVRAIHAGLECGLFLEKYPYLDMISFGPTIKGAHSPDERLNIQTTQKYWDLLLEVLSKIPTIN; this is encoded by the coding sequence ATGAATCGTATCGAACAATTACAACCAGCGGAAATATGGAAGTACTTTCTTGAAATTTGCAAGATTCCACGACCATCAAAAAAAGAAGAGAGGATTGCAAAATATCTAATGGATTTTGCGAACGAACATAACCTAGAGGCTTTCCAGGATGAGGCTGGAAGCGTTGTAATTAGAAAGCCAGCAACAGCTGGTTTTGAAAACATACAACCTGTAGTATTGCAGAGCCATATAGATATGGTATGCGAGAAAAATAGTGATACTGTTTTTGATTTTAATACAGATCCAATCACTCCTTTTATTGATGGAGAATGGGTTAAAGCAAAAGGAACTACTCTTGGTGCCGATGATGGTATTGGTATCGCATCGCAGCTAGCAATACTATCCTCAATAACTATTAATCATGGACCGATTGAGTGCCTCTTTACTGTTGATGAAGAAACAGGATTAACGGGTGCTTTTGAGATGAAACCTGGCTTTTTTAATTCTAAGATTTTATTAAATCTTGATTCTGAGGATGAGGGTGAACTTTTTATAGGATGTGCAGGAGGGCTCGATACCGTTGCAACATTTGCCTATGATGAAGAGAAGGTTCCTAGCAACTTTACTGCCTTTAAAGTGACTGTTAAAGGTTTGAAAGGGGGGCATTCCGGGGATGATATTGAAAAGGGATTAGGAAATTCAATAAAAATTATTACTCGATTCCTTTGGAAGAGTACAAATAAATTTGATTTAAGACTATCAGTTCTTGACGGTGGTAATTTACGAAACGCTATTCCAAGAGAAGCATGGGCGGTTATTGTGGTTCATATTGATGACAAAGCACTTCTCTTAAAAGATTTTGATTTATACAAATCAGAAATAATCAATGAGATTCAAGATGTTGAACCAGGTATTATTGTGTCAATTGAAGATCATGATTTACCTGAGTTCGTTATTGATGAGCCAACTCATTTTGATTTATTAAATTCCTTATATGCTTGCCCTCATGGAGTAATTTCAATGAGTAGACAGCTTAAAGGGTTGGTTGAGACCTCAACCAATCTTGCATCGGTTAAGTTTATTCAAGATCATCAAATACTGGTAACAACTAGCCAAAGAAGTTCGGTTGAGTCATTAAAGCACGATATTTCAAATATGGTTGAAAGTGTTTTTAGATTGGCCAATGCAAATGTACAACACTCTGAAGGCTACCCTGGATGGGCTCCCAATACAAACTCAGAGATACTGAAAATTACAAGAACAGCATATAAAAAGTTATTTGGGGTAGAACCTGTTGTTCGAGCTATTCATGCTGGTTTGGAATGCGGTTTGTTTTTAGAGAAATACCCCTATCTTGATATGATTTCATTTGGACCAACCATAAAAGGTGCACACTCACCTGATGAGCGACTGAATATTCAAACTACACAAAAATATTGGGATCTTCTATTAGAGGTCTTATCTAAAATACCAACAATAAACTAA
- a CDS encoding rubredoxin, with the protein MYKCLICGYLYNPEDGDPLHGIEPNTRFEDIPDSWVCPVCGVSKEHFERIM; encoded by the coding sequence ATGTATAAATGTTTGATATGTGGTTATCTCTATAACCCTGAGGATGGTGATCCTTTGCATGGAATTGAACCCAATACTAGATTTGAAGATATTCCAGATTCTTGGGTATGTCCAGTTTGTGGTGTATCAAAAGAACATTTTGAAAGGATAATGTAA
- a CDS encoding DUF1987 domain-containing protein → MSSLTGLYIKGTTKTPEVDFSSGVIQLSGRSIPEDAVSFYQPLIRWISNYIENPEKFTKVNFRIEYINSGSNRFIFAIFKLLDECYIKGHDISITWYYEEDDDTIRGLGKDFQSLLKVPIKLIESV, encoded by the coding sequence ATGTCATCACTTACAGGATTATATATAAAGGGAACGACCAAAACACCCGAAGTTGATTTTTCATCTGGTGTAATACAGCTTTCGGGCAGATCTATACCCGAAGATGCAGTTTCTTTTTATCAACCGTTAATTCGTTGGATCAGTAATTATATTGAAAATCCAGAAAAATTCACAAAAGTGAATTTTAGGATTGAATATATAAATAGTGGATCTAACCGTTTTATCTTTGCAATCTTTAAACTACTTGATGAGTGCTATATTAAAGGCCATGATATTTCTATTACTTGGTACTACGAAGAAGACGATGATACTATTAGGGGATTAGGAAAAGATTTTCAATCATTACTTAAGGTTCCAATAAAACTAATTGAATCTGTATAG
- a CDS encoding galactose mutarotase, which yields MISKDPFINNFGKMPDGKPVHIFTLQNNNGVKVQITDYGARIVSSWVPDRNGKFDDVILGYSCLDHYLKGHPYLGATIGRVANKIGNAKFDIDGETYFLSKNLGNHHLHGGKVGFESNLWDIVNYNDGDIPHVEFQLISPHGDQGYPGTLTARVRYSLLQNNSIEIKMSAFADRTTMVNMTNHAYFNLNGRVTNDIYKHRIKLWSSNFLESDKDLIPTGKILSVKNTVLDYRKLTEIGLGINQNVEPVSNTKGYDHFLITENYKKGSTNIMAEIHQSDTGRALQVLSTLPGMQFYTSNFLNTIYPISNGKVYGRHSAFCIEPSYFVDAPNHPNFQSIKLNSDESYNETIVYKFSTI from the coding sequence ATGATTTCAAAAGACCCATTTATCAACAATTTTGGGAAAATGCCCGATGGCAAACCTGTTCATATTTTTACACTACAAAATAACAATGGTGTAAAGGTTCAGATTACAGATTATGGGGCAAGGATTGTTTCATCGTGGGTACCTGATCGAAATGGGAAATTTGATGATGTTATACTAGGTTATTCGTGCTTGGATCACTATTTGAAGGGTCATCCTTACCTTGGGGCAACTATAGGAAGAGTAGCAAATAAAATAGGCAACGCCAAATTTGATATTGATGGAGAAACCTATTTTTTATCAAAAAACTTAGGAAATCACCATTTGCATGGGGGTAAAGTTGGTTTCGAATCCAATTTATGGGATATAGTTAATTATAATGATGGTGATATTCCTCATGTAGAATTTCAACTCATTAGCCCTCATGGTGATCAGGGTTATCCAGGAACATTAACTGCTAGAGTTAGATATTCACTGCTACAGAATAATTCCATTGAAATAAAAATGAGCGCTTTTGCAGATAGAACGACAATGGTAAATATGACAAATCATGCCTATTTCAACCTCAATGGAAGAGTTACTAATGATATTTACAAGCATAGAATTAAATTGTGGTCAAGCAATTTTCTCGAATCCGATAAGGATTTAATTCCAACTGGAAAAATTCTTAGTGTTAAGAATACAGTATTAGATTACAGAAAACTAACTGAAATAGGTCTTGGAATAAATCAAAATGTAGAACCTGTTTCAAACACCAAAGGTTATGACCATTTTCTTATCACCGAAAATTACAAAAAGGGAAGTACAAATATAATGGCTGAAATTCACCAATCTGATACTGGAAGGGCACTACAAGTCTTGTCAACTTTACCGGGTATGCAATTTTACACCTCCAACTTTCTAAACACTATATACCCCATTAGCAATGGAAAAGTTTATGGAAGACATTCCGCTTTTTGCATTGAACCTTCATATTTTGTTGATGCACCAAACCATCCCAACTTTCAAAGTATCAAATTAAACTCAGATGAATCCTACAATGAAACAATAGTATATAAATTCTCAACTATTTAA
- a CDS encoding aldo/keto reductase codes for MISNRIKLANDFELSRIVHGHWRLVSWKMSNQEILKLTQQAIELGITSFDHADIYGDYTCEQLFGDALNLKTNLRKDIQIITKCGINLISNKFPERKINYYDYSFDHIITSTEKSLSNFRTDYIDLLLLHRPAPFFNPEEVAKAFSTLKKSGKVLHFGVSNFTPIQFEMLNSYTDEKLLTNQVEISPYCLEHFQNGNIDFFLKERIKPMAWSPLATGKLIIAQDEKGKRLFKTLSEVAIELNVDKVDKVIYSWLLNHPVSIIPIAGTSKIERIKLAIEALNIKMSTEQWYKIYNASTGVEVP; via the coding sequence ATGATATCCAATAGAATAAAACTAGCAAATGATTTTGAATTATCACGAATAGTTCATGGGCATTGGAGATTAGTAAGTTGGAAGATGTCTAATCAGGAAATACTAAAACTTACCCAGCAAGCAATCGAGCTAGGAATAACCTCTTTTGATCATGCTGATATTTATGGCGATTACACCTGCGAGCAATTATTTGGTGATGCTTTAAACCTCAAAACCAATCTTCGTAAGGATATTCAAATTATCACAAAATGTGGTATAAATCTGATATCCAATAAATTCCCAGAGAGAAAAATAAATTACTACGATTATAGCTTCGACCATATCATCACATCAACTGAAAAATCATTATCCAACTTTAGAACTGATTATATCGACCTGCTCCTACTCCACCGTCCAGCACCCTTCTTTAACCCCGAAGAGGTTGCTAAAGCCTTTTCAACCCTAAAAAAGAGTGGAAAAGTACTTCACTTTGGAGTTTCAAATTTCACCCCCATTCAGTTCGAAATGCTTAATTCATATACTGATGAAAAACTCTTAACCAACCAAGTTGAGATTTCGCCTTACTGTTTGGAGCACTTCCAAAACGGGAATATCGATTTTTTCCTGAAAGAGAGAATTAAACCCATGGCATGGTCGCCCCTGGCTACTGGCAAACTAATTATCGCTCAGGATGAAAAGGGAAAACGACTTTTCAAGACTCTATCCGAAGTAGCCATAGAACTTAATGTAGATAAAGTAGATAAGGTAATTTACAGCTGGTTATTAAATCACCCTGTTTCCATTATCCCAATTGCAGGAACAAGCAAAATAGAGCGCATTAAACTGGCAATTGAGGCCTTAAATATTAAAATGAGTACTGAACAGTGGTATAAGATTTATAATGCTTCAACAGGGGTAGAAGTTCCATAA
- a CDS encoding glycoside hydrolase family 31 protein: MKKLLSTIIIIMVSTILNAQHFPDNSLGTLKKYSKSENTFTFETTNGTAILMVYNPEIIRLRVVKDKMVGDDFSYAVIESQQHCAIKTSETKEFITLQTDSLRIEVTKNPIRFKFLTSKGKLLNEDEPAFGTTWVGEEVTTFKKLQDGEKFIGLGEKTGNLDRRGEGYSNWNSDVPGYPVSQDPLYATFPFYIGIHHDVAYGIFFDNTFKSHFSFGASNNRFSTFGADAGEMNYYFIGGNSVAKIIENYTWLTGRIPMPPVWGLGYQQSRWSYFPDSNVLNLAHTFRDKKIPIDVIYLDIHYMDAYKVFTWHPQRFSKPSAMISELKNLGIHTAVIIDPGIKVEKGYTAYEEGIKQNMFIKYPDGTDYTAQVWPGWCNFPDFTKPEARKWWGNLFSGNVSNGVEGFWNDMNEIASWGGGRTSSIVRFNWEGKGASYREGKNAYGLLMSRSTYEGTRSLMGKRPLILTRAAYSGAQRYTAIWTGDNVASDEHMMLGCRLVNSLGISGMAFSGVDVGGFFGNASSNLFGRWLSIGTFTPFFRVHKHYDYNMSEPWSYGSEIENISRNYISLRYRLLPYLYSAFYEAHKSGLPVSRSLVIDNTFDEKCWNTNYQHQYMFGSSLLIAPVESTKELTSVYLPKGTWFDFFTGKKYQGNQEHKVECPIDKLPVFAKGGSFIPMQSIIQNTSEKSDTLYLHVFNGTDHSEFIYYEDDGTSFNYEKGNFLTRTFRFDPIGNQIIIEKPEGLFTSRFSKIILMMHGFTGLNDNLKVNGKITSVQTITTDILTSLTDKDPLSTGNGKKYQQEVKRIALENTLDKVVITW, from the coding sequence ATGAAAAAATTATTATCAACCATCATAATTATAATGGTTTCTACAATTCTGAATGCTCAGCATTTCCCCGATAATAGCCTTGGTACGCTTAAAAAGTATAGCAAATCCGAAAACACTTTTACTTTCGAAACTACCAACGGGACTGCAATTCTAATGGTTTATAATCCTGAAATTATTCGACTCAGAGTTGTGAAAGATAAGATGGTGGGTGATGATTTTTCTTATGCGGTTATCGAATCTCAACAGCATTGTGCTATAAAAACATCTGAAACAAAAGAGTTTATAACTTTACAAACCGATTCCCTTCGAATAGAAGTAACAAAAAACCCCATACGCTTTAAATTTCTGACCTCCAAAGGTAAACTCCTGAATGAGGACGAACCAGCATTTGGAACAACTTGGGTTGGCGAAGAAGTTACAACCTTTAAGAAACTTCAGGATGGCGAAAAATTCATTGGCCTAGGTGAAAAAACTGGTAACTTGGATAGGCGTGGCGAAGGTTATTCCAATTGGAACAGCGATGTACCCGGATATCCCGTTTCACAAGATCCTCTATACGCAACATTTCCGTTTTACATTGGCATTCACCATGATGTTGCCTATGGAATTTTCTTTGATAACACCTTCAAAAGCCATTTCAGCTTTGGTGCATCAAATAACCGATTCTCAACTTTTGGAGCCGATGCTGGCGAAATGAACTACTACTTTATTGGAGGAAATAGCGTTGCCAAAATTATCGAAAACTATACTTGGCTTACAGGACGCATACCAATGCCTCCTGTTTGGGGCTTAGGATACCAGCAAAGTCGTTGGAGCTATTTCCCCGATAGTAATGTTTTGAACCTTGCGCATACTTTTCGTGATAAGAAAATACCTATCGACGTTATCTATCTTGATATTCACTATATGGATGCTTATAAGGTTTTTACATGGCATCCTCAACGCTTTAGCAAACCTAGTGCAATGATAAGCGAACTGAAAAACTTAGGGATTCATACAGCTGTAATCATCGATCCTGGAATTAAAGTGGAGAAAGGCTATACGGCTTATGAAGAAGGTATTAAGCAAAATATGTTTATTAAATATCCCGATGGCACTGACTACACAGCTCAAGTATGGCCCGGTTGGTGCAATTTCCCCGATTTCACTAAACCAGAAGCTCGCAAATGGTGGGGTAATCTTTTCAGTGGTAATGTATCGAATGGCGTTGAAGGTTTTTGGAACGATATGAATGAAATAGCCTCCTGGGGCGGTGGAAGAACTTCATCAATAGTAAGGTTCAATTGGGAAGGCAAAGGCGCATCGTATCGAGAAGGGAAAAATGCTTATGGATTGTTAATGTCTCGAAGCACTTATGAGGGTACACGGTCCCTTATGGGCAAACGCCCTTTAATCCTCACCCGCGCAGCATACTCTGGCGCACAACGCTATACAGCAATTTGGACAGGCGATAATGTTGCAAGCGATGAGCACATGATGCTTGGTTGTAGGCTTGTAAATTCACTTGGAATCAGCGGAATGGCCTTCTCAGGTGTTGATGTTGGCGGATTCTTTGGCAATGCCTCATCCAACCTCTTTGGTCGCTGGTTAAGTATCGGAACTTTTACCCCATTTTTCAGAGTGCATAAGCACTACGACTACAACATGTCCGAACCATGGTCGTATGGCTCTGAAATAGAAAACATTTCACGTAATTATATCTCACTTCGATACAGACTCCTACCCTACCTCTACTCTGCATTTTACGAAGCGCACAAATCAGGATTACCCGTTAGCAGATCGCTTGTAATCGACAATACTTTTGATGAAAAATGCTGGAACACGAACTATCAGCACCAATACATGTTTGGTTCCTCATTACTAATTGCTCCAGTTGAAAGCACAAAAGAGTTAACCAGTGTATATCTACCCAAAGGTACTTGGTTTGATTTTTTCACAGGTAAAAAATATCAAGGAAATCAAGAACATAAAGTTGAATGCCCTATTGATAAGTTGCCCGTTTTTGCAAAAGGGGGAAGTTTTATTCCAATGCAATCTATAATTCAAAATACATCAGAAAAATCGGATACTCTTTACTTACACGTTTTTAATGGTACAGATCATTCTGAATTTATCTATTACGAAGATGATGGTACTTCTTTCAACTATGAAAAAGGGAATTTCCTTACACGTACATTCCGATTTGACCCAATTGGAAATCAAATCATAATCGAAAAGCCTGAAGGATTATTTACAAGCAGATTCTCTAAAATTATTTTGATGATGCATGGATTTACAGGCCTAAATGATAACCTGAAAGTGAATGGTAAAATTACCAGCGTTCAAACAATAACAACAGATATATTAACCTCGCTAACGGATAAAGATCCTCTTTCTACTGGCAATGGTAAAAAATATCAACAAGAAGTGAAACGAATCGCACTTGAAAATACTTTGGATAAAGTAGTTATTACTTGGTAA